One Arachis hypogaea cultivar Tifrunner chromosome 18, arahy.Tifrunner.gnm2.J5K5, whole genome shotgun sequence genomic window, TTGCTGCAGAAAAAGTAAAGCCAGGTGAAATTATTGTTTGTCAAAGCTGAAAAGCATGACAACCAACATTGTATACATACCATTCCTGTCAGGATGGTTGTAGCGGCATGTAGCACCATACTTGCAACTGATTCATATGAATGAGTAAATTCAAGGACTCTAAATCCATCAAATACTTATATTTGAAACCAATACACAATAAAGTAACACTTACCTTCCAGTTTTCATGTAGAATGGGCAATCAACTTCCCCCTGTCAAAAGACATTTCTACGGTAAAAAACCAGGCTTTTGAAAACCATAAAGACAATAATAAACAGCATCATGTGACTATCACTACTTTATAAAACatcaaagataaaaataaagaaaattagctTACAAAGGTTCCAACCTAGCAAAAGTATGAGTTACACAGCCAGAAAACCAATTCATGCAGgcaaattgaaaatgaaaatcaTGCTTTCTGCTACAATCATTCTTAGGTGTCACAGGAACAATGCTTCTCAACATGGATCAAAGCAGCATACAAcaacaaaataatcaaacaaaAAGCAAAACTCCACGAAAAATGATAGTGGATGAATTGGTATATTCTTCCATTTTAGACAAAGACTAAACACACACACAAAATTATTAGAGTATTCATACCATTCTTACTGGAAGTCCTTTGCTATTATGCAATAGTGGAGACAAGAAAGATTGTGTATCTCCTGTTGCTCCCTCCCTTATGGAATTTTCTTGTGTTTGTTCAGCATTATAACTCAGTTCATCAGACGTCAGAATCTGGATGTCTTTCGGGTGATGGAATCTACAAGTAGCACCAAATTTACATCTCCCAGTCTTCACATAGAACTACATAGATATAAAAGAAGAGGTGACCTAGAGATCTTAAATGATGGCTCATCTCATGTAATATACAAGAAAAGTAACTAACCGCACAGAGGGGCTCTGATGGCCTCTCAGGTAAGGCAGAAATTTCACCATTTTCAGAAGATCTTGGATGATTAAACTTGCACTTTGAACCAAACTTGCATCTCTGAGTTTTAATAAAGTACTGCAACACATTGGAactcaattaatcagaaagtatcCAACATATCAGaaggaaaaaaaagaggaaaaagagtaatTGCAAATTCTACTTACTGGACAGTCTGGTTCTCCTATTCTCTCAGGAAGTGTTTCACTCGAAACAGTGTTTGAAATCTAAATCAGAAGTTAATCAATTATGTGTAgcataaaaaattagtaattctACTTTGTATTGGAGAAATATAAATTTGCAAGGTGATCATATTTCAACTTTTGCAACTGAAAGCTAGTGCGggaagagataaatataaaaagacaagaacaacaaaaaacacaaaatgcCATATTTACTCCAGAAGAATAAACAATTGAAACAGAGTAATGTTAGCATGGAAAATAGGCAGGCCATGGATATTCGAAATACAATATTTCTCACCTGTGTGCTAATATAAAAACTTACGGACAGCTTAGTATAaggaatacaaataaaaataaaaataccaactatGGAAATTAGATATCTGCCAtaaacaacaataacataaaaGAACAGGAGTTCAAAACAGAAAAGGAACATCCAGTCTTTCCCCATGTGGAGAATCCCATTAAAGAAATTTTGTGCCACACCAAAAGAGTCTACTAAAACAAAATATACTATAAAGATAAATCCACATTGTCATAAAAAGGATCACTTTGATTGTTTTAGGCATTGCATCCCTCTGAATGTAATCAGAACTTTGTCCAATATATATTACAATTTAAAAGAAATAGCTTATCAAACACAGCAAACTTATTAAGAATAAAAGTTATTCATAACATGACTGGATTCAATAGGTAGTTATATACGGGTCCCGGTGATGCAAGAAATGGCTGATATATTTAGGTCAAGAAAGCCAGATTCAGGGATAAAGATGAAAATCATCACAGTACGAAATGAAGTAAGCTTCAAATTTCAGTCAAGCATGAAGCATCCAAGGTAAGAAGCGATAAAATATCTTCTGAAATATATTCCTCAAAATAACTAAACAgttcacaaaaatatataattatcacaTAACTTAGTATAGAAAAGAAGGGGATTTCTCCCATATGCCTATAAAATTCAAGGGTATCGATACCCTTGGGAATATTAAGAACTTCACATGTTCAACTGATTCAAGTTGCtaaatattttcaattaaatttttattatttttcaaataattaaaCTTGTTATGAAATTCACAAGCGTTGAATCTAAAAATAGTAAATACTAGCAATAACTTTATGAAATCAAGGGTAATTAAGGAAATCCACAAAAAAATAAGATGGAGTGGCGTCAATTTTTTATGGGTGGAATCCCATTAAGAGAATAGATTCGATAGAAGATGGACCAGTGGTTACGGGCAAAGAAATACCTAAGAAAACTCAAGATGAAGTTATCAAGAGAGATTACAACAAAACACTCACTATAGACATGATATATGGTAGAGTGCAATGGTGTCATTTGGTATATATAGCTAACTCCAACAAGTTGGATAAagctctgttgttgttgttattcacTATGTATTTTGACTTTCcaatttgtattaaaatattAGCAAGACTAAAACCAGTTATGTTAGTCAAGTTTTTTGTTTCTCTCTCTGCCACTGTTCAACTCAAAGTTACAAATCTTCAATGTTTCAACAATCAACCCCATCCACATTGTTGTGCCACATCACACCACTACAAACTCGATGTCATTAGACTGGTGGTAATCATCTTTGCTAGATGAGTGCTGGTTTGCAGCATCTATCCTTCCATGCAGCACTTCGAGCACCAGCATCTCAGAACTTCCACCAAAATAATCTGACCATGCCCAACATCACTGTTTTAGACTTTGGTTTCTCCAGTATGATGGCTCTTAGGCTTGCTATTTCTCCAACATCTGTGTCGTTGGAATTGCAGAAGAATCAAGATTCCTGTTGTTGCAGCTCAATCCCAGCTTTAACATGCAATTCCAGAAACAAGTGTGTTTCATGTGATTTTCATTGAGCAGGCAAGGCCTGGCATCAGATCAGATGAACTGAATAATAACTCAAGTGATTTTGACTATCGTGTTACAACATAGCTTTTGGTTACTTCCTTTGACTTTAATCTTATTCCCAGGACTGCAATGGCATTTTCCCATTCTAGGTAACAATGAGCCATGACTGTGCAGTTGAGGCTAGCTCTCTAACAGCGCTTGCAAAGTGGTTCATTAACATGGTGTTACTTTCGCCTCAAACCTAATATCGCCTCTACCCATCTCGTTCTCTCCTAACCAATCATCAGGCACTGCCAGTGTGTACATTCttaaagttttaaataaggaGTATAATCTATGATATCTATATCATACCTTAGCATACATCATATAATATCTCTTAGGATGATTTTGATATTTATCATTATTGTCTGAGTATGTCCTTATAAGTATTAGAGTTTTCTATTATCATAAATAGGGACTAGTATTCCTCTCTTGTAATACACAACATATTACACAATTTATTCAGAGTAATATATTGATATAATTTCAGTCTATCTCTTCCTCTCCTACCAAAAACCCTCAATCTCAACATTAACATTAAAGACATGCAAAGTGTTTGTAGAAGGTTACATCGTGCAACCAATTGGATTTGTTGCTCATGACCAATATTGACAAACTTGCTCCTTGTGTTCTCTTTCAAGTTTGAAATAGTATCCAATTCCAATGTTCTCTATCAACTATCAAGGACCATTTCTAGAGGCCCACAATTGGTTTCCTATAGCTAACATACCTCATTACATCAGTTCCAtttgaacttaaatcaaacagaACATATAATCCCAATTTACCTTCTGCAGAGATTCAACTTCTAAGAGAATGGGACCAGAACAATGAAGTCCTGACTAGTTGGCTACGGAAGTTCCAATACCATCACCAACAATCTCATATGAATGTTTAGCACAATTAGTTTTATTTAGTACAAAATATCTCTGTATACAATGTTGGGCACTGACTTACATAGAAATCaggggtttatatatatatatacacacacacacacacataaacaTCAAGAAACATGCTTGTTTTGGTTAGTCAGTATAAAGTAATACATACTTGTCCAAACTAGTATATAGTATGCAGCTATATTGTTCCATATATGCTCAAGTCTATAATTTTCGTTAAATAAGTCTGGGAATAGTGAGATACATGTCAGTTTGCAATATAACCAATAGTAAATGTAGTATACAATGATATAGTTTTAAtagccataataataataataataataataataataataataataataataataataaatacaaaaacaGTCACCTCTTTCCAATCTGGTATTCCACCGTCAGGAACCCAAATAGGATGGTCAAATTTGCAGCTATCTCCAAATTTACAGGTTCTTGTAAGCATATAGTGGGCACAATCCTTCTCTCCTGGTCTCTGGGGATATATAGGCAAATTGCTTCCACTTTCATATCTAGGGCGCTTAGCTAGTGAGTTTGTAGAATACCAAGCTTCGCTTTGCCCAACTGTGTTTGGGATACCCAAAATGGTTGGATAGTAGAGTGCTATAGTAGATAATAGACAAgtatatagaataaaaaaaaaagcaaatatatGATGTTATCTTATAAGTTTGACTAAGAAAATAATTTAGGGATAGAAAGAATATATCGTGTGTTAGAAAAAGGAGATACCTATTGTTCAATGAAACAGTATAGAAGCTTTAAATTATACACTTATAAGAGTATATATCAAAATAATAGCAATACAAATTACACAAACATATCATATTAAGAAAATATGTTATATGTGAAATAGTAAAACTATGCACTCTTTTAGGTCAAAAtgtcaaatatttttttgtagCAATTATCGTCGTTGCTGCTCAAATCAGCCATCAAACATACACTGCAcacattttctatatatatatatatatatatatatatatatattggctcATTGGCTATACTGGCCCTGGCATTGTGTGAAATTCCTAAATCTATATACATTCCACCTAAGCCCGTGCTACTTGAGTTAGACATAGTTACAAACAATTAAATTTGACAAGCAAGCTATGCTTCCTAAATAGTATATTCTGATGGTACAAAGGAACATTCAAGAATTATTACATAAAACTGGTGTTAACTGCCAAGATCAATGCAAAGACAGTAGGATGTTGTTATTTGCATCCTTGTTGCTATTCACTATACATCTTCAACATAAACATTTAGTAAGCTTGCTAGGAACCTGCAAACTACCAACATTTACCTTGAGAATTACAAGTAAAACATGGTATTTGCAATATACTATAGATTGTACCCAGTAAAATACTAGTTAACCCCCAACTCAAACAAAGACAGCTAATATGGTCAACTCATCAGCAATCAATTAATTATCAGTTGTGACGCTACTCAAAACCCACAAATCAGACCCCACAAAGATGCTAACCTTAACCCATCTCAATCATATTCTAAAGCAAGATTTCAGTATTTCATGGGATTTCAATCACTCACAAGCTACTTTCTCCGTTTTTAATTAAATGTGCACTTTTGAAatactttcctttcctttttctagtcCTATCCCTTATTAATAAACTCCAATCATCCTCAATAACAGGGTCAAGCCACCAAGACAGGGTAAGTGTGtaaagtaaataataattttgtaaatCGCATTGTTACTCTTGTAAccctaattaataaaaaaacagaAGGAAGTTCAATTCACAAAGCAAATAGAAGTCTCCGAAACATCTCATCAGGACAAAGGGGAAAAAAATGAAATCGAAGTAAGAGAGAATCTTGAAGAAGCTCATGAAGAGGGTAATTACATTCAGAAGAGCGTTTCAGGTCGAGCGCGGGGGAGCCACCATTTGCGGCAGCGGCAGCGGCGGCGATGGCAGCAGGCCAAGAAGAAGCTTGAAGCAAGTGGGATGCGGAGGAAGAGTTAGGTCCGGCGGTGACGGAAGAAACTCTGGAGACAACCCCTGGCGGCCCAATGTCGGCGTCGGTAGCAGTAGTGGCGGCGGAGGACGTGAAGCGGAGCGCTGCATCGCGGCGGTGGGAGAGGAACATGGCATTTGGAACTCTGTAGTTGGTAGGGCTGTAAGTGTATACATGTGATTTTGATTTTCCATTTTTTAACATTTTCAAGGagccataaaaaaataataaatatataaatattttatatatataaagaatgcAAGTTTAGACGCGATAACAATGCTGCTTTCTATTCCAACGGTTAAACAATGAAAATAGAAATGAGTGTAGTGAGTGTGATTGAAGTGTTCTATAGAGAACCCACCTAGACAAAACAATCAAACCtccaattaatatataatttaaataaatttagatttGAAAGTTAATTAACATGTTATTAAGAATGCTGATATAGCAGCCACAAGCTATAACTCAAGTGGTATATAATCTCTTTATACTCACTTAAAAATTGCGAATTCGAATATCATTTTTAATCTTGGAAAAAAAACTGATATAGCAGAAAAAGTAATTCAATTAATTTGGATTTGTATCAAAATTACCAATGAATGTCTcctaggggtatttttgaaaaaaattataaaccttAAGACACTATAAAAGGAGTTGCAACTATTTGTATTTTTTACAAACATTTCACTTCTTCTCTTCCGTTTTCttccaaaaattaagaaaaaatgtcTAATAGTAGCAGACATGTGATTGTAAATGTGTATCTCAATTGTCATATGAGAAACAATGACATTGAGGTAATATTTGAGTATGATAATCCCATTCTGTTGCACACTCGATGAGTAAGTTCTTTGTTCGAACTAAAGAGTCTGATATTGAGAAGCATTGATGGTAGCGGGAGAAAAGAGGTTGGAATGGTTGGGTATAGGTTACTAGCACTGATGGAAAATAGAGTTTTTCAGTTTCGTCTGTCTTGTCTCCATGGCAACAAGCATGTGCGCCTCATGTTTGACATCCACAGGAGAATCATGACAGAACAAATTATGGAAGTTTCTGTGGAGGTTAGTGATGTCGGTAGTGGTGGATCTGGTCACTCGAAATTTGTGCAAGATGATCCACCTTTTACACCACTACCGCTACACTATGCTAGTCCAGTGGAAGACATAGACGTGGATGGTGAGGAGTCCGATGAGGAGTATGTTGGCGATAGCAACGATAGTTGTTcttttgaagattatgaagagGAAGAGTTTGTACTAGAGACACCGGTCAATGCATCAATTCGGTATCTTCTGCCTGCTCCACACCCAATTTCGGCCTTATCAGTTGTACCCAGTTACTATCATACATTGGATCTGGATGCGATGTACGAGAAAACTTCATTTTCCAACATGGGTGGAGATGATTACAACATAGACAGTGGTGTAGAGTTTAGGGTTGGTCACATATTCAAAAGCAGAGAGGCAGTAATGCAAGGTGTGAAGAATTACAGCATTCACAGCAACGCTGAGTACCGAGTTGTGGAGTTGGAccgattaaagtaccatgtgcattgCCAGCAATTTGCAGCAGGATGTCCTTGGATTCTCCGTGTTGCCCTCTACGTGACCGCTCAAACCTCCCTGGCACGTCGGTGATGATCAAGGACGTCCCGGAGAAGGTGAAGAACGTCCCTAGGCTGGCTGGCAGTAGGTTGGACGTCACCCGGTAAACCCAATAGTCTAGGGTCATCAAGCACCTCCTGGCCTGGCAGATGTCTAACGCGGCAAGCCTGCCGGAACAAGGCCCAGTACTCCTGCGTAGGCCGTAGTCTGTGAACGGCTGAATAGAGATCCAATGGCCATCCTGAAATCGAACCCTCCAGCCATCATACGACTGCTCATGACGAGTAGCCAGCAAACATCCTCGCCCTGTCCTGTGGTGGTCAGGAACCTGTCGACATTGACCAAGGCCCCAGGCACGGGATGTTCGCCACCAAACTGACGTTTCATCCAATCAACATGGTGAAACTCAACAATGTTGAAACAGACAAGGGAAACAACAGACATCCACATCCCCACTCGGCCTCCTCCTTCAGCCAATCCGAGCATAGGGCTTGCAGTGCAAGATCGTCGTACGGCGTCCACGAAAACTACAATATAAGATGTAATATAATCATCGGCAATAGTTACTTACACCGGATATGTAATTTATTTAgttgtaacaaaataaaagaattttgcTTACCTCATTAACTATAACTGATCCAACGCCAGTCGCCATCGGAGAACTCTCTGTTTGTGCTTCTAGTTTAGCAGTATCGGGCATATGCCGGACCCGGTCCCGAAGCCATGTCACCTTGATGGAGAAAGACTCCTTCTTCTGCGCACTCTGCTGCTGACCATGAGGAAGTCTGGCACCAAGTTACTGCTCCACCCAATCCCAGGTCGAGTGCTCGTACCATGTCTAAAAATCACGGAAGCACCCACCTACTGGCTCCCTGTGCATGCGTAGCCTGAGGTGGTACGCAACATCTTGCAGGGTAATGGTGCAATCACCCCATGATAGGTAGAAAGTGTGGGTCGCCGGACTCCAACGTTTTACGAATGTCATGATTAGGGAGTTGTCGAACACGAAGTCTCTGAGTGGCACCGTGTAGTCAAATCCACCCTCCCTCAAATAAAAGACAATGGCGTCCGTTGATACAAGCGTGTAACTCACTCGCCTAGGGAAAAGTAGGCGATgactgataaaaaataaaaaattggaatAAAAAATCTATTTCAAAAGTAAACATTTAAAATGtcgagataaaaaaaattactaaacaaGTATTCCATATTTCATAACTCAGTTGAAAACAgaataagtaatttttaaaagtcAACCGTCCGAAAAAAACATATCGAACAATCGTAAGTCCCATTAAAACATTGAATAACAATTAAAAAGGTTATCTACAAAGctaccaaaattaaaattaaaaatatagatatcaaattaaataaaaataaaataaaataaatatttacttaataaattaatttaactaataaCTAAAATCATACATATCCATTAACACtgactaaaaaaagatatttaccaaattatcaacatcaaaattaaaaatataaaaatcaaattaaataaataacaaaatacaataaatatttacttaataaaataatttatctaATAAGTTAAATTAGACCTATCAATTAACAATTACTAACAATACATTCTACCACCTAATATATACTACATCTATAAAAGTACCCTAACCATCACTATAAATATATACTTATTTAACTTAAACATGAAAATAACAATACTAACCTAGAAGTCGATTACTCCAGCGATATGTCATATCGCGTTCAGGCGGTTGATATCCTCATCCCGTGCATCTGCACGCGCCATAATCTCCGAGTACTTCaataatatgattaaaaaatgctAGAAGTGGGAGAAAAGTAGAAGAAATGGATGAAAAGTGACTTTAAAAGGCATTGTAAACAAATTCAATATATAAGCACGCTTCttacttatctcgtttataaAGTAAGCGAGATAACCAAGTTACACCATGTGTGGAAACGTCATACCACCACGTCGTATCATGTCTTATATAAATgtactttttaaaataaatgttatataaataaatttttctgttttctttccaCATTTTATTGAGGTATTGTATTTCATCTTGAACACAAAAAATATTGAGAAGATTGTAGAGTAAATATAATGCATATTCCAAACATAGTGGTATATTACTTAAAACTTTTGTGTTGTGCTCTatcatttttgtgttttgctGTCTTATTTATATGCAACTGTACTCTATTATTTATGTGCTAGTGCTTCTTATTCATATGCTATATCTATTATCGATTTGTTGTTGCATACTATTTTAAAAGTTCATGTTCATCAAGCACGATAGTAATTATattgataagaaaaaaaaaagaagccttTCTCATTTAGAACAGAGTTAGAAAATATATGCTACTACTTGACAGAGATAAGGCAACCCGACTATACTTATTTGCAGCATTTTGCTATCAAGGCCATTGGTGGTTATATGTTTTGGATGCTAAGTGCAACAAACTTTATGTTCTTGACCCTTTGCACAAAAATTATTCAAACCCTGAAAGAAATTGTAACATTctgattttttttgtaattaaacgacgttttgattttttagtgatcaattttatttagttgttttcggtccctgcaaataaaataaacgataatataatttattattatgttatttatttattttatatgccATAGTTATAATAAAGTTTAGATAATAatgctatttttattattatccttATCGAGTTCGATATCCGCCGATATAAGTAAATATCTGCACTCTTTAATGAGTTTAGAGTTGCTAATGCTCTATCATATACATTTTATCATTAAGTTACTAATggcatttatattagtaactcgcATATATTTATCCAGATATGTATTATTACTTATGTCTTAATATATTTACCTTAGTAATTatccgtttaagatatttataacttgaatcgctGACTCAGCAGCTTCATAAATCAGAGGTTGTggagtattacgacctctaaaagtaaaatacatacatatataataaggATAATATAGTTAGGAGTCTTGAAAGAAAAGAGTACGATCAAAACAAAACTGAGGATGCATCACTCACGAAAAAcgataagatatatatatatatatatataaagagagagagagagagttccaATGGATAAGTATAATCAAGCTCTAGACTCGACCTATGAAACTAAGGCCGGCTAGAATATATATCTATACAAACCCACAATAAACCAAAAACATAACTATAAATTTCTGTTTCTtcgagtcaacctctaagagggacaaaatacaAGTTATACATTAGTGGAGAgtatctatacatatatatactaactacaaaatataaatatgcccaaaaaaattattcTTCGCTTGCAGAAGAGTCTCCCGCAATGCTCAGCGAGGTGTCTCACatcctgcatctaaaaaataacagaatatgtatggaatgaaaatcgaagattctcagtatggtaaagagGCCCACATAGATAATAATTAATGTCTCAGAAAGTCAGAGGCATTCCAAAACTTCAATAACCCATATTAAAATCCTAGAGTTTCCACTAAACCAAAATAGGGTAACTATATCTAAGGAATCTAATCTAACTCTTCACTTCTCATTCTTTGCAAACCTCCAATTCACCATGTGGAACATCCGTCAGCATCTCCTccaccagcatgagggatctctcagaaaacaaacacaaacaagacaaacaaagaaaacacaaatatAGAAACAGATACGGCAAATAGATCAAATAGTAGTTAGTTACAGATAAGCAAGTAGACAAGCCAAAACAAATGCatattcaaacaaatcatataaatgcacataATGTAcgtctgtcctactggccatgagctcacgtatcggttactttgccagaatcCGACACACCCGGTAGCTAATCTTGATATCGTCTCTCTGACATGCATCCACACTCTTGGGGTATAGTGTTCGTCACACTCTTAGGATATAGTGCctgccacactcttgggatatagtgcccgctaTATTTTTCAGGATAAAGTGTAACACTctcactaccagaatgtcacgcttccacctgtgccactctgatagcgaGAATATTACGATGAAttccatatatttaataataaattaggagcctttgactcgaaatcgtatcgctgttttctttgaaaaaccaaaagttctttttatttgaaaacaaatatgcatatacatatataaaaatttttatacaagTAACTTATAAATGTATATACAAAACATATcattacaactcctatcccttttACACATATAATAATAAAGGTGATGGAAAACTATAActatatatacaataatataaaacATAATTAGGCGCACAAAAAACTCATTAAACTCTTCGTTCGCgaactttctctctcttcctccgTGAGTTGAAGTTGACGGCAACGGCGAGCTGGACAGTGGCGACGAGTTGGACGGAGGCAGctccttctcttttttcctttttctccctTGGTTCTCTCTTCTCCCGTGGctgtgtgtgtgtttatgtgGAGTGTGTGTGCGAAGAGGGGGGTATAGGAAGGGGGTGGCGACGTGAAGGGAAAAAAGGGGGTGAGTATATTGtgtaattagggttagggtttttgaattaaaaagGAATAAAGGTAGtgtagtaatttaaataaaaataaaaggtatagtaataatttaaaaccaaaataaatataaaataattatctttgAGATATCATTTTATTATCAACTtgcaaattatttttcaataaatactaaTTCAATAGAAATGGGAGATAATCAAattgattttttctttaaaatcataaataattatcATAATCAAGTTTCTCAAAACCAGGGTCTTATATAAAGTGATCCCACACTATTGGAATATAGTGCCTGTCACACATTTGGGATATAATGTCCGCCACACTCTTAGGCTATATCCCCAACACACTTTACAAATAGAGAGAATATGACGCACCAAAAGCGGAACAGATTATATACAACCATTATCCTCATCAAACTCATCTTTAACATACTCAAGATCAAGCATATTCAAGATCAGAAGCAAAATCACAACTCAATAtactcaacctggagcaagtggaacaAACCATAACCCTTGTATACTGCCTAAGTGTTTCAATTGTTAACCTTAATTCATTATCACTCAATTAACTCCATCCgtaatcataatcattcatcctcATCTCTCAACATCATAATCCTTTTcatcaaacccaataaaaatcaaTTCTCATCATTTCTCATTATCAAAATCATTCAACGGTATTGACTcatcatttaatttaattcttcacTTCtcaatcaatctccttcaataTCAATTTAACTATCTCAATGTGTTCGCACTCTTTTCAGAGCCTAAAAACTAGCTAATCGGATCTTAAACAGGGGTTACgaaagtttacaagcttgctAGGACAGTCAAATAGTTAAAATAAGAGTTTTATATGAAAAATAGGGCTTGTGTGTATCCATCATTGCTGTACGTATGCATGCACCAAATGAATTTCCCAAACTGTGCGTACACATCATAGTGTGCATACAGTCTTAGGATATAGTGTCCGGCATACTCTTGGGCTATAGTGCTCGACACACTTTACAAACAGAGAGAATATGACACATCAAAAGTGGAACATATTATACACAACCAATATCCTCATCAAACTCATCTTTAACATACTCAAGATCAAGCATAATAAAGATCACAACTCAATATACTCAACTCGGAGCAAGTGAGACAAATCACAACCCTTGCGTACTGCCCAGGTGTCTCAATCGTTAACATTAATTTATTATCACTCAATCAACTCCATCCGTAATATAATCATTCATCCTCATCTCTCAACATCATAATCCTTTTCATCATACCCAATAAAAATCAATtctcataatttaatttaattcttcacTTCTCAATTAATCTTCTTCAATGTCAATTTAACTCCCTCAATGTGTTCGCACTCTTTCCATGGCCTAAAAACTAACTATCGGACCTTAAACAAGGATTACAAAAGTTACAAGCTTGCAGGAACcgttaaaaagttaaaattagagttttatttgaAAAACAGGGCTCGTGTGTACGCATAattgttgtgcgtacgcacgcaccagACGAATTTTTCAGCCTATACGTATGCATCATAGTGTATGTACGCATA contains:
- the LOC112770754 gene encoding zinc finger CCCH domain-containing protein 37 isoform X2, giving the protein MLKNGKSKSHVYTYSPTNYRVPNAMFLSHRRDAALRFTSSAATTATDADIGPPGVVSRVSSVTAGPNSSSASHLLQASSWPAAIAAAAAAANGGSPALDLKRSSEFGQSEAWYSTNSLAKRPRYESGSNLPIYPQRPGEKDCAHYMLTRTCKFGDSCKFDHPIWVPDGGIPDWKEISNTVSSETLPERIGEPDCPYFIKTQRCKFGSKCKFNHPRSSENGEISALPERPSEPLCAFYVKTGRCKFGATCRFHHPKDIQILTSDELSYNAEQTQENSIREGATGDTQSFLSPLLHNSKGLPVRMGEVDCPFYMKTGSCKYGATCRYNHPDRNAIYPPVATFGSSMVTSMAANPSIGSINPSVPIYQAYDPRLSNPMSQLGVAEIMYPQRPGQIECDFYMKTGECKFGERCKFHHPLDRSATSSIKLTPAGLPRREGVSICPYYMKTGTCKFGATCKFDHPPPGEVIEIAKSQGTSATDGGEADS
- the LOC112770754 gene encoding zinc finger CCCH domain-containing protein 37 isoform X3; this translates as MLKNGKSKSHVYTYSPTNYRVPNAMFLSHRRDAALRFTSSAATTATDADIGPPGVVSRVSSVTAGPNSSSASHLLQASSWPAAIAAAAAAANGGSPALDLKRSSESLYYPTILGIPNTVGQSEAWYSTNSLAKRPRYESGSNLPIYPQRPGEKDCAHYMLTRTCKFGDSCKFDHPIWVPDGGIPDWKEYFIKTQRCKFGSKCKFNHPRSSENGEISALPERPSEPLCAFYVKTGRCKFGATCRFHHPKDIQILTSDELSYNAEQTQENSIREGATGDTQSFLSPLLHNSKGLPVRMGEVDCPFYMKTGSCKYGATCRYNHPDRNAIYPPVATFGSSMVTSMAANPSIGSINPSVPIYQAYDPRLSNPMSQLGVAEIMYPQRPGQIECDFYMKTGECKFGERCKFHHPLDRSATSSIKLTPAGLPRREGVSICPYYMKTGTCKFGATCKFDHPPPGEVIEIAKSQGTSATDGGEADS
- the LOC112770754 gene encoding zinc finger CCCH domain-containing protein 37 isoform X1, producing the protein MLKNGKSKSHVYTYSPTNYRVPNAMFLSHRRDAALRFTSSAATTATDADIGPPGVVSRVSSVTAGPNSSSASHLLQASSWPAAIAAAAAAANGGSPALDLKRSSESLYYPTILGIPNTVGQSEAWYSTNSLAKRPRYESGSNLPIYPQRPGEKDCAHYMLTRTCKFGDSCKFDHPIWVPDGGIPDWKEISNTVSSETLPERIGEPDCPYFIKTQRCKFGSKCKFNHPRSSENGEISALPERPSEPLCAFYVKTGRCKFGATCRFHHPKDIQILTSDELSYNAEQTQENSIREGATGDTQSFLSPLLHNSKGLPVRMGEVDCPFYMKTGSCKYGATCRYNHPDRNAIYPPVATFGSSMVTSMAANPSIGSINPSVPIYQAYDPRLSNPMSQLGVAEIMYPQRPGQIECDFYMKTGECKFGERCKFHHPLDRSATSSIKLTPAGLPRREGVSICPYYMKTGTCKFGATCKFDHPPPGEVIEIAKSQGTSATDGGEADS
- the LOC112770754 gene encoding zinc finger CCCH domain-containing protein 37 isoform X4, translated to MLKNGKSKSHVYTYSPTNYRVPNAMFLSHRRDAALRFTSSAATTATDADIGPPGVVSRVSSVTAGPNSSSASHLLQASSWPAAIAAAAAAANGGSPALDLKRSSEFGQSEAWYSTNSLAKRPRYESGSNLPIYPQRPGEKDCAHYMLTRTCKFGDSCKFDHPIWVPDGGIPDWKEYFIKTQRCKFGSKCKFNHPRSSENGEISALPERPSEPLCAFYVKTGRCKFGATCRFHHPKDIQILTSDELSYNAEQTQENSIREGATGDTQSFLSPLLHNSKGLPVRMGEVDCPFYMKTGSCKYGATCRYNHPDRNAIYPPVATFGSSMVTSMAANPSIGSINPSVPIYQAYDPRLSNPMSQLGVAEIMYPQRPGQIECDFYMKTGECKFGERCKFHHPLDRSATSSIKLTPAGLPRREGVSICPYYMKTGTCKFGATCKFDHPPPGEVIEIAKSQGTSATDGGEADS